Proteins co-encoded in one Oreochromis aureus strain Israel breed Guangdong linkage group 3, ZZ_aureus, whole genome shotgun sequence genomic window:
- the LOC116315507 gene encoding alpha-protein kinase 1-like isoform X1, with protein MDSREVGDLLDECLGAAKAAGRQSTGVSEADRLNYCSCRDLLCAELASLLQEAMDMKWPFAPEKWQYKQSVSATDKTNLNDLISKHLSQLLDLLKASIRAEEAHCALAVVFLVDRYLYWTDDSSRLLKIAKLLHRRYPETPIAPQLVIRQARLYFNSGKLQKAEYILSSLINNSGTTGRWIYHSESDRVLVQAVSVQVRGTILQKLGLWLEAAELIWASLVGYYSLPQPDKKGIGTSLGILANILVSMNNEDFHAFRTNPDIDFTTQGTCLLSYSFSVECPDSQRQSFLQQAQEAFTIGLLTRAEGDLVTSKQELHTVLKAAYSLTVTHKWLGTPLEVVAQAVQACQNALSSFYSYCHAGTQDKDSLCTEIMHLVTQVKLLLRVEPFLNSDKGSFIPDSYRNVKDTSVNFTLAGFAKIMRRFQKYHKSLCETTNTHCRDAKDELEMDRGRPCITALWTTTGTLNTEAQGGSHSSSVHMPQKPESTDILGSSWQEVSLKSSGSPQLSRIQFNSIQFNSILFI; from the exons ATGGACAGTCGAGAGGTGGGAGATTTACTGGACGAGTGCCTCGGGGCAGCAAAAGCAGCAGGTCGCCAGTCCACCGGGGTGTCTGAGGCAGATCGGCTAAACTACTGCAGCTGCAGAG ACTTGCTGTGTGCCGAACTGGCCTCCCTCCTGCAGGAAGCCATGGACATGAAATGGCCTTTTGCACCAGAGAAGTGGCAGTATAAGCAGTCTGTCAGCGCCACTGACAAAACCAACCTCAATGACCTCATCAGCAAGCACTTGTCTCAACTACTg GATCTCCTGAAGGCCTCCATCAGGGCTGAGGAGGCACATTGTGCACTTGCAGTTGTCTTCTTAGTGGACCGCTACCTCTACTGGACTGATGATTCAAGCCGCCTGCTGAAGATTGCCAAGCTTCTCCACAGACGCTACCCCGAGACCCCCATAGCCCCCCAGCTGGTCATACGGCAGGCCAGGCTCTATTTTAACTCGG GAAAACTGCAGAAGGCAGAGTACATCCTGAGCAGCCTGATTAACAACAGCGGGACGACAG GTCGTTGGATATACCACTCTGAAAGTGACCGGGTGCTCGTGCAGGCTGTGAGTGTTCAAGTGCGTGGCACGATTTTGCAAAAGCTGG gCCTGTGGTTAGAGGCTGCAGAGCTAATATGGGCTTCCTTGGTTGGGTACTACTCGCTTCCTCAACCTGACAAAAAG GGTATTGGAACTTCCCTTGGTATACTGGCTAATATATTGGTATCTATGAACAATGAGGACTTCCATGCCTTTAGGACTAATCCAGATATTGATTTT acaaCCCAAGGTACCTGCTTGCTATCATACAGTTTCTCTGTGGAGTGCCCAGATTCTCAAAGACAGTCATTTCTCCAGCAGGCTCAAGAAGCATTTACAATTGGCCTTCTAACCAGAGCAGAGGGTGATCTGGTAACCAGCAAGCAGGAGCTTCATACCGTTCTCAAGGCTGCCTATTCCCTCACTGTCACTCACAAGTGGCTTGGAACTCCTTTGGAGGTTGTAGCACAGGCAGTTCAAGCTTGTCAAAATGCTTTATCTAGTTTTTACAGTTACTGCCACGCAGGTACCCAAGACAAAGACAGCCTGTGCACTGAGATCATGCACCTGGTCACCCAAGTCAAGCTGCTGCTCCGAGTGGAGCCTTTCCTTAATTCAGACAAGGGGTCTTTTATCCCTGATAGCTacagaaatgtcaaagacaCCTCTGTAAATTTTACTCTTGCAGGTTTCGCTAAGATAATGAGGAGGTTCCAAAAGTATCACAAGTCACTGTGTGAGACCACTAACACACACTGTAGGGATGCTAAAGATGAGCTAGAGATGGACAGAGGAAGGCCGTGTATAACAGCTCTTTGGACAACCACTGGCACACTCAACACAGAGGCTCAGGGAGGCTCACATTCATCCAGTGTGCATATGCCTCAAAAGCCTGAAAGCACAGATATCCTTGGCTCATCATGGCAGGAAGTGTCCTTAAAAAGTTCAGGCTCTCCTCAGCTCAgcagaattcaattcaattcaattcaattcaattcaattttatttatatag
- the LOC116315507 gene encoding alpha-protein kinase 1-like isoform X2 yields MDSREVGDLLDECLGAAKAAGRQSTGVSEADRLNYCSCRDLLCAELASLLQEAMDMKWPFAPEKWQYKQSVSATDKTNLNDLISKHLSQLLDLLKASIRAEEAHCALAVVFLVDRYLYWTDDSSRLLKIAKLLHRRYPETPIAPQLVIRQARLYFNSGKLQKAEYILSSLINNSGTTGRWIYHSESDRVLVQAVSVQVRGTILQKLGLWLEAAELIWASLVGYYSLPQPDKKTTQGTCLLSYSFSVECPDSQRQSFLQQAQEAFTIGLLTRAEGDLVTSKQELHTVLKAAYSLTVTHKWLGTPLEVVAQAVQACQNALSSFYSYCHAGTQDKDSLCTEIMHLVTQVKLLLRVEPFLNSDKGSFIPDSYRNVKDTSVNFTLAGFAKIMRRFQKYHKSLCETTNTHCRDAKDELEMDRGRPCITALWTTTGTLNTEAQGGSHSSSVHMPQKPESTDILGSSWQEVSLKSSGSPQLSRIQFNSIQFNSILFI; encoded by the exons ATGGACAGTCGAGAGGTGGGAGATTTACTGGACGAGTGCCTCGGGGCAGCAAAAGCAGCAGGTCGCCAGTCCACCGGGGTGTCTGAGGCAGATCGGCTAAACTACTGCAGCTGCAGAG ACTTGCTGTGTGCCGAACTGGCCTCCCTCCTGCAGGAAGCCATGGACATGAAATGGCCTTTTGCACCAGAGAAGTGGCAGTATAAGCAGTCTGTCAGCGCCACTGACAAAACCAACCTCAATGACCTCATCAGCAAGCACTTGTCTCAACTACTg GATCTCCTGAAGGCCTCCATCAGGGCTGAGGAGGCACATTGTGCACTTGCAGTTGTCTTCTTAGTGGACCGCTACCTCTACTGGACTGATGATTCAAGCCGCCTGCTGAAGATTGCCAAGCTTCTCCACAGACGCTACCCCGAGACCCCCATAGCCCCCCAGCTGGTCATACGGCAGGCCAGGCTCTATTTTAACTCGG GAAAACTGCAGAAGGCAGAGTACATCCTGAGCAGCCTGATTAACAACAGCGGGACGACAG GTCGTTGGATATACCACTCTGAAAGTGACCGGGTGCTCGTGCAGGCTGTGAGTGTTCAAGTGCGTGGCACGATTTTGCAAAAGCTGG gCCTGTGGTTAGAGGCTGCAGAGCTAATATGGGCTTCCTTGGTTGGGTACTACTCGCTTCCTCAACCTGACAAAAAG acaaCCCAAGGTACCTGCTTGCTATCATACAGTTTCTCTGTGGAGTGCCCAGATTCTCAAAGACAGTCATTTCTCCAGCAGGCTCAAGAAGCATTTACAATTGGCCTTCTAACCAGAGCAGAGGGTGATCTGGTAACCAGCAAGCAGGAGCTTCATACCGTTCTCAAGGCTGCCTATTCCCTCACTGTCACTCACAAGTGGCTTGGAACTCCTTTGGAGGTTGTAGCACAGGCAGTTCAAGCTTGTCAAAATGCTTTATCTAGTTTTTACAGTTACTGCCACGCAGGTACCCAAGACAAAGACAGCCTGTGCACTGAGATCATGCACCTGGTCACCCAAGTCAAGCTGCTGCTCCGAGTGGAGCCTTTCCTTAATTCAGACAAGGGGTCTTTTATCCCTGATAGCTacagaaatgtcaaagacaCCTCTGTAAATTTTACTCTTGCAGGTTTCGCTAAGATAATGAGGAGGTTCCAAAAGTATCACAAGTCACTGTGTGAGACCACTAACACACACTGTAGGGATGCTAAAGATGAGCTAGAGATGGACAGAGGAAGGCCGTGTATAACAGCTCTTTGGACAACCACTGGCACACTCAACACAGAGGCTCAGGGAGGCTCACATTCATCCAGTGTGCATATGCCTCAAAAGCCTGAAAGCACAGATATCCTTGGCTCATCATGGCAGGAAGTGTCCTTAAAAAGTTCAGGCTCTCCTCAGCTCAgcagaattcaattcaattcaattcaattcaattcaattttatttatatag
- the LOC116315507 gene encoding alpha-protein kinase 1-like isoform X3, with protein MDSREVGDLLDECLGAAKAAGRQSTGVSEADRLNYCSCRDLLCAELASLLQEAMDMKWPFAPEKWQYKQSVSATDKTNLNDLISKHLSQLLDLLKASIRAEEAHCALAVVFLVDRYLYWTDDSSRLLKIAKLLHRRYPETPIAPQLVIRQARLYFNSGKLQKAEYILSSLINNSGTTGRWIYHSESDRVLVQAVSVQACG; from the exons ATGGACAGTCGAGAGGTGGGAGATTTACTGGACGAGTGCCTCGGGGCAGCAAAAGCAGCAGGTCGCCAGTCCACCGGGGTGTCTGAGGCAGATCGGCTAAACTACTGCAGCTGCAGAG ACTTGCTGTGTGCCGAACTGGCCTCCCTCCTGCAGGAAGCCATGGACATGAAATGGCCTTTTGCACCAGAGAAGTGGCAGTATAAGCAGTCTGTCAGCGCCACTGACAAAACCAACCTCAATGACCTCATCAGCAAGCACTTGTCTCAACTACTg GATCTCCTGAAGGCCTCCATCAGGGCTGAGGAGGCACATTGTGCACTTGCAGTTGTCTTCTTAGTGGACCGCTACCTCTACTGGACTGATGATTCAAGCCGCCTGCTGAAGATTGCCAAGCTTCTCCACAGACGCTACCCCGAGACCCCCATAGCCCCCCAGCTGGTCATACGGCAGGCCAGGCTCTATTTTAACTCGG GAAAACTGCAGAAGGCAGAGTACATCCTGAGCAGCCTGATTAACAACAGCGGGACGACAG GTCGTTGGATATACCACTCTGAAAGTGACCGGGTGCTCGTGCAGGCTGTGAGTGTTCAA gCCTGTGGTTAG
- the LOC116315507 gene encoding alpha-protein kinase 1-like isoform X4, with product MDSREVGDLLDECLGAAKAAGRQSTGVSEADRLNYCSCRDLLCAELASLLQEAMDMKWPFAPEKWQYKQSVSATDKTNLNDLISKHLSQLLDLLKASIRAEEAHCALAVVFLVDRYLYWTDDSSRLLKIAKLLHRRYPETPIAPQLVIRQARLYFNSGKLQKAEYILSSLINNSGTTGRWIYHSESDRVLVQAACG from the exons ATGGACAGTCGAGAGGTGGGAGATTTACTGGACGAGTGCCTCGGGGCAGCAAAAGCAGCAGGTCGCCAGTCCACCGGGGTGTCTGAGGCAGATCGGCTAAACTACTGCAGCTGCAGAG ACTTGCTGTGTGCCGAACTGGCCTCCCTCCTGCAGGAAGCCATGGACATGAAATGGCCTTTTGCACCAGAGAAGTGGCAGTATAAGCAGTCTGTCAGCGCCACTGACAAAACCAACCTCAATGACCTCATCAGCAAGCACTTGTCTCAACTACTg GATCTCCTGAAGGCCTCCATCAGGGCTGAGGAGGCACATTGTGCACTTGCAGTTGTCTTCTTAGTGGACCGCTACCTCTACTGGACTGATGATTCAAGCCGCCTGCTGAAGATTGCCAAGCTTCTCCACAGACGCTACCCCGAGACCCCCATAGCCCCCCAGCTGGTCATACGGCAGGCCAGGCTCTATTTTAACTCGG GAAAACTGCAGAAGGCAGAGTACATCCTGAGCAGCCTGATTAACAACAGCGGGACGACAG GTCGTTGGATATACCACTCTGAAAGTGACCGGGTGCTCGTGCAGGCT gCCTGTGGTTAG